The Esox lucius isolate fEsoLuc1 chromosome 20, fEsoLuc1.pri, whole genome shotgun sequence region ATATAATCTGATTGAGTGGGAGATTAATCAAACAGAATATAGTCATATTTTCCAATAACCTCCCCATCGCGTGCTTTATTCATTCAGTTTTCATTTCCTTTAAATGTCCTACTGACACGAACTTGAATTTTTAACAGTAAGAGTGGTTAGAGGGAAAAGTTTTATGAGTATGCAAGACCTAAATAAATCAAAGAGGAAGTATGATTGGTTAATGACAAGACAGATCACTTGATCCAGTGTTGAAATGCATTACTTTCATTTAAGGGGCTCTAGCTACAGAGACTAAGGGAGATCATTTCAATCAATACTTGGTTTTGTATGTGACTTGCTGCACTAGCTTAGAAGACCATTCATTTTGTCTGTCCTTGGGCTCATAGGCTTCTCAGGCATCTAGAAAATTTGAGAGGTAGACAGCAAAAGAAAGACAATCATGGAGATGCAAGAAATCCCTGGAAAGGAAGACAGAATTGTTGAACAGGAAGAAAGTAAGAGAGTACTGGAGACCTCAGGTACCGAAagagaaattattttaatttccaccatataatatttgtttttcagccCGCATGCTCTTTGTTCTGTCCTGAGAACCTTCCAAATAACTTGTCTGTCTGCATATCTGTCAGTGGAAAAGGATGGATCAACAGTCTCCTGCAAACAGAAAAGTGCCTCAGAGAACATTTATGTTGAAACATCTCCTGCCCAGCTTACTACCACAGACACTCCAGGTACAGGTGTCTCCAGCACTCTTATTACATTACTTTAGGTTATTAATCCCTTTTACATGAGAAGTTACAAATGGCTTTTTAGATACCAATCCTGAACATTAAAGATTACAATAACTACCTTATTATTAGACAACATATACATGAGCAATTCCTAAATAAGTTGATGTTTGAAAATCTAAGtgctacattttatttcataatggcAGAGTTTTACCGTACTACTAGCATAtatacaagcataaatgaccagaagacatcttcagttattaatgtaaaaaactaaatgtcagaTTTGTCAAATGTTCCCTTCTCAATCTTTCTCGCCATCCGTCTATCAGTATGAGAACACACGTTTAAAATTCATTCTTGTAAATATCAGAGGCAGGATTTTACACAGTGTGCCTTCAAAGTGCAAGAGAGAAAGTGTCACGATAACCTTTGTTTGCTAAGTACATTGGGACATCCTCAGAATTTAACTTGGTGTAATGGTTCTGCTAGGAGATAACAACATCCAGAGACAGGATAAACAATGTTTACTTAAAGAGAggaagaatataaaaaaaaaaagaggaatagagagagtctgaaatattttgtgtgtcagagagacagacagtgttttCGCTGAGAACATGCTCATGAGCTTTCCAGGCAGGCCCGGTGCTTGAATAAACATGAGACATGGCATTTGATTTCAGTGGGCGGGCACGTTTATCCTACATACCAATGTACAATAGCAACTTCAGTATGAGGGATGGAAAGCAACATGAATATTTTTATCATGCATGCCTTACTGAGACTAGGCCTATATATTAGCAAaaacacagctgtcaatcaaattagAACGTTTTTAGTAACTGCtgtagttacacattctttgtagcgATAACATCACTTAATAAAGCACATCTTCGATAGCATTTGCAGTTGAAGGTAAGACAGCTACATTTCCAACAGTAATTAGTTAATTTCAGTattgggtttattttttttgggggggggcaaAGCATTCTTGCTTCAGGGGCATTGTCCTCCAATGCCCCCCTATGCCGCCAGGTCTGTTTCCAcgcaaatagaaaataaaagacCTAGGTGTGGAATGAAAGAGAAATCACTGGAGTTGACAGAGTGGTAGAACTGGAATAGAGTAAGAGAATCCTGGAGACTATGGGCTTAAAAAGAGAACACCATTACCAAACTGGAGCTAATGTTGTAATGTTTGCTGAAAATCAGTGTAATTCAATTTTTATCTTAAAATATTTGTGGTGTTTTAGTGTATGTTCTTTTTCTGTCCTTAAAACCTAtctgtgtctgcatgtctgtcagtGGAAGAAGCTGAATTGACAGTCTACTCTAAACTGACTGATCCACCAGAAGATATTTATGCTGAAGCAGACAGACCAGGTAATGGTGGCACTCCTATTACATTATAAATCACCtctattttataaagcccttcttCCACATGAACCTAAATCCCAACGATCAATACAATATTACTCTTTAGCCTATATATGGCTGAATTAATCCTAAATAAGGTCTTAAAGCACCAGAATTCATTAATGCTCTGCAGAACAGGAATGAGAATCAACTCTATTAGCAAAAGTTAATTTAAACATCCTCAGAATGGGACTTGGTGTGACAGTGCTTTTGGGTAGACCATATTCTGACACAGGACACACAGGGTTTACATAAAGACagaagaggagtagagagagCCTGAAAGAGTTTGTATGTGTTAAAGAAAGATAACTTAAAGCACTACAATAACATCTTGTAAATAAAACAGGAGTTGAATGGATTACTTCAAGGACTAGATAGCCCTCTGGGACATTTAAAACTCTCTCATACGCATGAATTCACACGTACAtatgcacacacgcatgcacacacacacacacacaatcttgaACCCTCCATCTCTATCACTCACAAAAATGCAAGCAGCTGAATGTACATTTCTCCAAGGACAAGATATCTCTACAAACAATTTggaattctctctctctctcacacacacacacacacgtttggtTACAGTGccatgaaaaagtatttgctcccttcctgatttcctctattattgcatatttggatcactgaatggtttcagATTTTCATTCAAAATTTAATATAAGACAAAGCAGacccaaataaacacaaaattcagtgtgtacatttccattttatttgttcAAGGAACATTTGTATCCAAAACCAACAATGGTGTGTGAAAAAATAGATAAATATGCAATAATAGAGGAAATCGAAAGTGGATAAATATGTATGTCAGatagcataaatacaagcatacatgaccagaagacatttgCAATTGATGTTTGAAactaatgtttcaaatattcaGTCTTATAAATGTTGGAGGCAGGATTCCACACAGTCTCCTTTAAGggagaatatacagtggggagaacaagtatttgatacacttgcaataaaatgcaatttaattactttaaaatcacacaatgtgattttctggatttttgtttgttctccccactgtataaattctaacatatcaaaataaaatctgaCTGGAAAATATCTATGTCTGTTGCATAATCGAGGCTGAAAACAATTGGAGAAGACCAAGCAACAGTCCAGTTTAAAGTTCCAGGCCATTTAGAACTCTCTATCACCCACACATAAAATCTCTCTTTGtcgcatgtgcacacacacacacacacacacacacacaaacacatagagagagagacagagacagctaCAGGATTGTGGGACAGACTGAACATTGTATTTCCGGAATTAATAATGAATCTCAGAAGGGCACGTTGCTATGGAGACTGCAGAGAGGGAGGTCTCTTAAAGCAGCAGTGTGTTTGGCCCTCAGTCACAGTCTGCCTTCGGTCTGGAACAACAACATGTATATCAAATTTTGTCGTAATGTAAGTGGAGGTCATGCCAAATTACCAGAGGAGGCAAAAAAGTTAACGGTAGAATTGAAGAAACAGCTTGAGCAAGGTAGGCTGGAATTCAACAGATGCTTGCAGCAATTGCTTATAAAATGTCTGATATCTGATGGCGCTGTTTACAGACTGCTCTAAGACTAGTGTTTCCCTGCGTAGATCTGAAGGTCCGGAGCAATCTTGGTGTGTACCGGGCCTTTTGCTTAGTGCTGTCTCTCATCTGTCTGGTTCTACTGATGGTCATCATCGCCCTCTGTATCAAATGTGAGTATAATGGGGTTTACATTCTAGAATTGTTTTAGAAACAAACAGCATTGGTATTACTTTGGTAGAATATCTGGTATGTCAGATTACATGGCCTCCTTTCAACTgtgtgataaaataaataagaaattatACAGATTGTAACGTGAGACTATTtactttctttcttccttttgtAGTGCAATCCCAGCCCCCGGTCTGCCATGAGACTGAAAAATGGATTGAGGCCAAAGAGGAGGGGGGTAATGTGAATGGTGAAAGGAATGATGGGAAGGAGGAGGGGTCTCAGATCTTTCAGATATGCAGCCTCCAGAAATGCCAAGCACATTACTCAGAACAATTCAGCCTTGGTGAGTACTACTTTGTGGTGTTGGTCTAATGTAGCCCAATGAATGGTATTATAAAGCTGTCAGTGGATGGGTCTAAAGCTCTATAAGTCTATGAATCTTCAACATAATTCTGGGCTCACGACTGAAATGTACTTCACTGTAGCGTGAGGTGTAAACTGAACCGTACATTATTGTTTAAAAGCACTTTCTCTCCTTTTATCCTGTTTCAGACTGCAACAAATGTGAAAAGGGCTGGCAGTACTTTGAAAGCACCTGCTACTTCCTCTCCCAGAACAGAATGACATGGAACGGGAGCAGGGATGAGTGtaaaaggagagggggagatctGGCCGTCATAAGTAACCAAAGAGTCCAGGTTGGTACACCACA contains the following coding sequences:
- the si:dkey-26c10.5 gene encoding C-type lectin domain family 4 member E, giving the protein MYIKFCRNVSGGHAKLPEEAKKLTVELKKQLEQDLKVRSNLGVYRAFCLVLSLICLVLLMVIIALCIKLQSQPPVCHETEKWIEAKEEGGNVNGERNDGKEEGSQIFQICSLQKCQAHYSEQFSLDCNKCEKGWQYFESTCYFLSQNRMTWNGSRDECKRRGGDLAVISNQRVQTFLTKNGNLMYWIGLRQRTGTWVWVNNTALGHSYWSESSRQYDCGIIKGKDPPERSWNSSPCHVNSFYICQKGARGQVTTSPGSGL